In the genome of Campylobacter concisus, the window GGCAAAAGCACGCTTAGCTCGTGGGCGATCTCACTACTTGGAGTGATCGGATATCCGCCAAAGAAGTTACAGCCGCACTCGACCGCAGCCCTTGCTACTAGGGCATTTCCAGTTGATACTAGCTCTCTCATGCGCTCTCTCCAAGCTTTGCAAATTTATTTGCCTTTACGGCCGCAGCTCGCTCTTTGCTCTCAGGCGTTAGCTTTGCAAATTTAAAGCCTTTATCAGCCACATAAATGGCAAAATCAGGGCAATGAAGCTCGCAGTCACGGCATCCTATACATGAGTCAGCATAGACGACCTCTATCATCTTACCAAGCACTGCTTTTGGCTCAAGCCTCATCGCTAGCACGCCTGCTGGGCAGTAGCTCACGCAGACATCACAGGCTTTACACCTGCTCTCATCGACCCAAACAGGTACGTTTTCTTTTACTATCATCTATATTCCTAATCCAAATTTTCTTTTAAAAATTTAATGTTTTTTCTAATATCAGCTTCGCTTTTACTTAGCTGCTCTTGCTCACTTTCATTTATATTTAGCTCTAAAATTTCTTTTAAGCCCTCGCGTCCAAGCCTTACTAGCCTGCCGCAACTTAGCTCATCATCAAGAAGCACGCTAGCACTTAAAATTTCATCACTCTTGCCCATGATCGCTTCACACATCTTCACAACTGCAGCTGCTGGTGCATAGTAAGCTGAAGTGCCAAGGAGTTTAACGATCTTTGCGCCACCCGTACTTGTCTCTTTTTTAAGAGTTGCCAGCTCATTTTCGTTTAAATTTTCGCTGATATTACTAGCTGATACGATCATCTCGTCGTTGTGAGCGCCAATTATCTTTGTCTTTAGCTCTTTTGCATCTTTATCTTTTAGAAGTGCTAGCTCATATCTGCATCTTGCGCCATCAAGCTCACCAGCCATGCCGATCACTTTATTTTTACTAAAACCACTAAATTTATGAGCCGTCCAGACCATCACATCAAGCGGATTTGTCACGACGATTATCACCGCATTTGGTGCAAATTTTGCGATATTTTGAGCCGTTTGTTTTACGACTACGGCGTTTTTAAGGAGTAAGTCCTCTCTTGTTTGACCCTCTTTCCTTGGACTTCCAGCAGTTACCACTACTATATCACTACCCTCTATTAGCATAAAGTCATCGCCACCACAAACGATAGTTTTAGCATTAAATACGCAACTTGACTGCGCTAGATCGATTGCTTTTGCACGTGCCACATCACCAAATATATCTACAAGTGCGATCTCATCGCAAACTTCTCTCATGCAAAGCACATAAGCTATGCTTGCACCGACGTTTCCTGCTCCAACTATACTTATTTTCATTTTCTCATCCTATTATTTGATTTAAAATTTTGCTTGGTCTCATGACCTCATTTGCCCTCACTTCATCTGGCAAATAATATCCACCAAATTCCACGCTTGCACCATCATTTTGTCTTAACTCTTTTAGAATCTCATTCTCATTTTTCTCTAGCTCGTCTGCTAAATTTTCAAAAATTTTACTTAAAATCTCGCCGCTTTTTGCCATCTCTCTTGCCCAAAAAAGCGCTAGATAAAAGTGCGACTCCCTGGTATCAAGAGTGGCATTTGGAGTTTTGTTTTCATCTAGATAGCTAGCAACCGCTCTATTTAGCGCGTCACTTAGCTCTTTTGCCTCTTTTTTTTGCTTAGCAAACGCTAAATGCTCGAGCGAAGCACTAAGTGCTAAAAACTCACCGAGACTATCCCAAAGTAGATGGTTTTTCTCTTTTAGCTCTTTTACGAGCGTCGGAGCCGTTCCGCCAGCGCCTGTTTCAAACATTGCCCCACCAGCAAGTAGTGGCACGACTGAGAGCATTTTAGAGCTGCCGCCTAGCTCAAATATTGGGAAAAGATCTGTTAGATAGTCTCTTAAAACATTACCAGTTACACTTATTACGTTTTTGCCAGCTCTTATTACTTCAAGCGACCTTATCGTCGCTTGCTCGTAGTTTAAAATTTCAAATTTTACACCAGCGCTAGCAAATTTCTCTTTAAATCTTTCAAATTTAGCTATCAAATTTCTATCATGAGCACGGCTACTATCTAGCCAAAATATAAGCTCATCTTTTGAAATTTCGCCTCTTTTTAAAGCAAGCTCAAACCACGCATTTATCGCATCATCTTTTGTCTGCGTCATCCTAAAAATGTCGCCACTTTTAACACTAAATTTAAAGATACTTTCGCCAGCCTCATCAAAAACTACAAATTCTCCATCCTCTTTTGCGATAAAAGTCTTATCATGGCTGCCGTATTCCTCAGCCTTTTTAGCCATTAGCCCCACGTTTGCTACGCTGCCTATGCTGCTCACATCAAGCGCACCATGCTCTTTAAAGTCCGCCACGCAGGCCTCATAAACCCTAGCGTAGGTCCTATCTGGGATCATACAAAGCGAGAAATTTAGCTCGCCGCTTCTATCTTTTACCTTGCCAGAGTTTCTAATGAGCGCAGGCACGGAGGCATCGATAATAACGTCATTTGGCACGTCAAAGTTGCTGGTATTTTCATTTAATACCCAAATTTTTGCCTTTTTGCTCAAAATTTCATCAAATTTAGCCAAAATTTCATCTTTGTTTTTAAGAGTTAAAATTTTAGCAAACATATCTTTTAGTCCGTTTTTTGCCTCCACGCCGTGAGCTTTAAACTCCTCACCAAATAGCTCAAAAACCTCTTTAAAATAGCTTTTTATCGCATGCGCAAAGATGACTGGATCGCTAACCTTCATCATCGTACACTTTAGGTGCAAGCTCAAGGTCAAATTCTCTTTTTTTGCCTCCTCAAAGCAGTTTTCATAAAATTTATCAAGCTCATCTACGCTTAAATATGTAGCATCAACTATTTCGCCACTTTGTACGGCAAGCTCTTTTAAAAGCTCTTTTTTGCCATCCGTGCTCACAAAATTTATATAAAATTTCTCATCTTTACTAGCGATAATTGAGCACTCATTATCATAAAAGTCGCCCTTTTGCATGTAGCAAATTTTTGTCTTATTTGCCTTATCCCAGTCACCGTTGCTGTGAGGATGCTTTTTGGCAAATTCTTTAACCGGTGGCAAGACTCTTCTATCTGAGTTTCCTTGCCTAAGCACTGGATTTACCGCGCTGCCAAGCACTTTTTGGTATTTTTTAGCGATCTCTTCGTCGTAGTCTGTGATAATTTCATCTGGATAAAAAGGCACATTTATGCCCTTGCTTCTAAGCTCCTCTATCGCTGCTTTTAGCTGAACAAGCGTGGCTGAGATGTTTGGCAGTTTTATGATATTTGCCTCTTTGTGCGCAGTCAGCTCGCCCAAAAGCTCTAGCTCATCGGCCTTATTTAGTCCAAGCTCTTTGCTAAAAAGAGATAAAATTCTCCCGGCCAGGCTAATATCGGCCCTTGTTATGCTAATGTCAGCACGTGATAAAAAACTCTTTACGATAGGAAAGAGAGAGTAGCTTGCAAATAGCGGTGCTTCGTCAGTTTTGGTCCAGATAATGTCACTCATTTTAGCCCTTTTAGTTTTTTAAAATTTATCACTTTCTTTATTAAATCTCGTTGTATTTTAGGCATTTGCCGCAAATTCTAGCTCTATTTTCCTATATTTTGGTTGTGCTCGCTTAAGGTTTTTGAAAAAATGTGTTTTTTCGCCTTTTTATCAAGCACAAAATATAAATAATCGCTCTTTGCAGGATTTATCGCCGCTTTGATCGCACTTATTGAGACCGAGCAGACCGGACTTGGCGGGATACCATCGTTTAGATAGGTATTAAACTCGCTCATATCACTTCTTATGCGCTCAGCCGTGATCACATCGTGCGAATAAATTCCATAGTTTAGTGTGCCATCCATCTGCAGCCTCATGCCTTTATTTAGGCGGTTATAAATGACTGAGGCGACAAGTGGCATCTCGGCATCATTTGCCGCTTCTTTTTGGATGATCGAAGCAATCGTTAAAATTTTAAACCATTTTTTCTCATTGTATTCGCCAAAAATTTTATTGCTAATATCACTTTGAGCCTTTCTTGATGAATTTACAAGATAAAAAGCAAGGTGCCTTTCGCTGATACCTATTGGAATTTTATATGTATTTGGCATCAAAAAGCCATCACCAACTGGAGCAAGGGCGTTATATTCACTATTTAGCTTAACTGGATCAAGTCCTAGCTGGGCGGCGATCTGGTTTAAAAAAACGATAGTCGTTTCGCCTGGTATTAGCGTTATCTCGGTTAAAGCCGCTTTTGATTTTGCAAGTTTTTTTAAAAAATCAACCCTTGAAATTTTGTCTTGGCCGATCTCTATCCAGCCAGATTGTGGAGAGCCGATAAAAAGTATGGCGTATTTGTCTATCACGCTTAAGTTAAAGTTGCGATTAGCTAAATAAGATATAATCTCGCCCACACTTCCCTTTGGTATAAAAACGACCTTGCTTGTGTTTATAGGGCGTGCCAAATAGACAAAAATACTTAGGAAAATGATGGCTACAATATCAAAAAAAATGTCTAAATATGGCTTTTTCATAAAATTTTTTATCATCTTGATTCTTTCATTTATCTTACTTTTAAAATACGGCATAAAAATTAACGATTTCGAGTTTTACGGCGTAAAATTGGAGCAATTATATATAAAATTAGATAAAAAAATAATTGCAAGAGCAAAGCAGATAAGGCTTCCAAATTTTAAGAAAGAGAGCAAGCAAAAAAGCAGCGACGAGCGCCTTTTAAACCTTAGTAAAAGCGTAGATTTTATAGATACGATTTTTCAAGAAATTTCACTTGAAAATGTGCAAATAGGAGATGATTTTAAACTAAAAATTCTATTTTTAGATGATATATTTTTTGTTGATAGCCCTTATTTAAACGTGGATATAAAATTCCAAAACGAACAGCAAGACGGAATAGATCTTTTTAGCGTTAGAAATTTAAGCTTTAAGGATTTTAACGTCAGCATTAGTGGCGAAGGGAGTGCAAGTTTTGATAAAAATGACTATAAATTTGATGGAAATTTCACATCTCATGAGCTAAATGGCAAGCTTAGTTTTGCTCTAAAAGATACATTTTTAACCTATAAAGCTTACGACGTAAATGCTGGTAGCATTAAGGACTTCATTGATGAACTTGATAAACGTATAGAGCTAAACAGCGAGGTAAAAAGCTGGATATATGGCTATATCGTAGCAAACGACTACCATCTAAACGAGATAAACGGCAAGGCAAATCTAGCTAAAAATGACTTTTATCTAAATGATCTAAAAGCCACCGCAAATGCTAAAAATTTACTCGTTAAATTTGAAAAAGGCCTGCCGGCAGTAAATGTCGCTGAGGCAAATATTACGCTTAAAAACTCAAAGCTTAAATTTGATCTTACAGCGCCCATTTACAAAGGCAAAAAGCTTGATGGCTCAAATGTTACGATAAATAATATATTTGATGAAAAAAGTGCAAACTTAGAGCTGTTTATAAAGACAAAATCGATCTATGATGAGGCAATAAATGACATTTTAAGAGCCTATAATATCATCGTACCAGTAAAACAGCTAAGCGGGAAAATGGATGCTGGCTTAAAAATTTTAATCAAACTTGATGAAAAAAGCCTAGAAAATTTTGATGAAAAAAGCGTTATCGCAAATGGTGAGTTTAAAATCAGCGATGCAGTCCTAGAAATAGCTGGGAGTAAATTTAACGCTAAAAGCGCCCTTGTAAAGCTCATAGATACAACAAATTTGAATATCGATGCTACTGGCTTTGGGCTTGACTTTTTTAAGGCAAATGCCAAAGCAAATATAGATTTGCAAAAAAGCACTGGCGAGATAAAAGGCACAATAGAAAGCTTTGATCTAAAAGAGAAAAATGATGAAATTTTAGCCTTTAAAAATGAGCCATTTAACGCATTTTTGGACTTTAGCAAGGCTGATGAAACTTTGCTTAAGATAGAGCCATTTGGGCTTGATATGAGCTTTGGCAGTGAAAGTAAAATAGCAACAAAAAATAGTAAATTTTTCATAGAGAGCTCACCTGTTTTAAAGCAAAACGGCGTGCTTGGTTTTGATGAACTTAGTATAAAAAGTAAGGATTTTACTGATCTTGAAATTTTTGCCAAAGGAGTAAACTTTGACTTGCCGTTTTTAGATAAAAATGGCTCAAAGTATGAAAATGACGATCTTAAAATTTTAGTCTCAAAAGCTGGTGTAAAGGTAGATAGCGCAAGTAAAAAGCTAAGCCTAGACATAAAAGAAAAAGCCATAAACGTAAAAACTAAAGACCTAAATTTGCTAGTGCTTGATGATAACAAAACCAGCGAGCAAAGCACTCCGCTTGAGCTTTTAGCAAAAAATGGCGATATCATTTTAAGGGATCTAAACAAGACCTTGCCATTTGCTAGCTTTAGTGCCGAGAAAAAGGGCAAAAGCACCTCGCTAAATGGGCTGGCGCAGCAAGGAAGAGTTGGCTATTTTAACGATGAAAAGAGTATAAATTTAGACGCAACCGATATAAGCGGAGAATTTATCAACGACCTTTTTGGCATCAAGAGTTTTGAGGGTGGTAAATTTCGCCTGAAACTACTTGGAGAAAACTCAAAGAATTTCAAAGCTGAGGTGAGATTTTTTGATACTTTTTTAAAGGATTATATCTTTTATCAAAGGCTACTTAGCTTTTTAAACTCCGTTCCATCGCTTCTTAGCTTTAAAACGCCTGACTTTAATGACAAAGGCTTTACTGTTAAAAATGGTAAAATTTTACTCACTAGAAATGGTGATATGATCGAGTTTTTAGCGATTGAGATGATAGGCACAAGTGCTGATATCGGCGGACGTGGCACGATCGATCTAAAGAGTAAAAAGATAAATATCGACCTTGAGCTAAAGCTACTAAAAGACGCTAGCAGTATCATTGATAAAATTCCACTGGTAAATCAAATAATCCTTGGCAAGGACCGCTCGCTCTCAACCGTCATCGCCATACGCGGCACGACTGAAAAGCCAGAATACTCGACGCAGATCTTGCAAGATGCCCTGCTCTCACCACTGAAGATCATAAGAAACGTGATTCAGGCTCCGTTTTTGATATTTGAGTAGTTTAAGTCTGCAACGCACAGAAATTATATAAAAATTATTGACTGCTTCTAAAGCCAAGAGTGGGCACTCATTTTTGATTATATATATTATCCTAGGCTCGCAAAATGCGTAAAGATATCGAAAGCTAAAGATCAAGGTTTTGGTAGCTATTTTTTGATACTATAACCATTGAAATATTTTGATAAAAACATAAAATTTTACATATAAAAATATATAAAATTTACTTCATCCCAAGGCGCATCAGATACATATCCTCGCCGTCAGTCACCTTTAAATTTTGACTTTTACACTTTGGACAGGTAAAGTCATTTTCGCTAAGCTCCCCGCCAAATCCGCAATCCAAACACTCAATAACAATGCCTTGTAAATTTATCACAAGCTCGGCATTTTCGCAGATCGTGCCGGTCTTATAAACATCAAAAGCGCTTTCTAAATAATGAGGCTCCACTCCGCTTAAACGGCCAACCTTTATCTCGATCTTGCTTATCTCTTTGGCGTTTTCTTTGGCGGCATTTTTCTCACAAAGGCTGACTAAATTTTGAACGATACTAAGCTCGTGCATTAGCAAATCCTTGGTAGTAGTTCGCCCTTTGGCGGCTCGAGAAATCTTCTTGATTTATAGGCATTTTCGATGATGACACGCTCGTTTTTAGCCTCCGTTACTTCGCCTATTATCATCGCGTTTTTGTCAAATTCTCGCAAAATCCCAAGCGCGTCCTCAGCCTGGCTCTCATCAACCGCCATCACAAAAGTGCCCTCATTTGCA includes:
- a CDS encoding 4Fe-4S dicluster domain-containing protein; translation: MIVKENVPVWVDESRCKACDVCVSYCPAGVLAMRLEPKAVLGKMIEVVYADSCIGCRDCELHCPDFAIYVADKGFKFAKLTPESKERAAAVKANKFAKLGESA
- a CDS encoding YhdP family protein, producing MEQLYIKLDKKIIARAKQIRLPNFKKESKQKSSDERLLNLSKSVDFIDTIFQEISLENVQIGDDFKLKILFLDDIFFVDSPYLNVDIKFQNEQQDGIDLFSVRNLSFKDFNVSISGEGSASFDKNDYKFDGNFTSHELNGKLSFALKDTFLTYKAYDVNAGSIKDFIDELDKRIELNSEVKSWIYGYIVANDYHLNEINGKANLAKNDFYLNDLKATANAKNLLVKFEKGLPAVNVAEANITLKNSKLKFDLTAPIYKGKKLDGSNVTINNIFDEKSANLELFIKTKSIYDEAINDILRAYNIIVPVKQLSGKMDAGLKILIKLDEKSLENFDEKSVIANGEFKISDAVLEIAGSKFNAKSALVKLIDTTNLNIDATGFGLDFFKANAKANIDLQKSTGEIKGTIESFDLKEKNDEILAFKNEPFNAFLDFSKADETLLKIEPFGLDMSFGSESKIATKNSKFFIESSPVLKQNGVLGFDELSIKSKDFTDLEIFAKGVNFDLPFLDKNGSKYENDDLKILVSKAGVKVDSASKKLSLDIKEKAINVKTKDLNLLVLDDNKTSEQSTPLELLAKNGDIILRDLNKTLPFASFSAEKKGKSTSLNGLAQQGRVGYFNDEKSINLDATDISGEFINDLFGIKSFEGGKFRLKLLGENSKNFKAEVRFFDTFLKDYIFYQRLLSFLNSVPSLLSFKTPDFNDKGFTVKNGKILLTRNGDMIEFLAIEMIGTSADIGGRGTIDLKSKKINIDLELKLLKDASSIIDKIPLVNQIILGKDRSLSTVIAIRGTTEKPEYSTQILQDALLSPLKIIRNVIQAPFLIFE
- a CDS encoding NADP-dependent isocitrate dehydrogenase; amino-acid sequence: MSDIIWTKTDEAPLFASYSLFPIVKSFLSRADISITRADISLAGRILSLFSKELGLNKADELELLGELTAHKEANIIKLPNISATLVQLKAAIEELRSKGINVPFYPDEIITDYDEEIAKKYQKVLGSAVNPVLRQGNSDRRVLPPVKEFAKKHPHSNGDWDKANKTKICYMQKGDFYDNECSIIASKDEKFYINFVSTDGKKELLKELAVQSGEIVDATYLSVDELDKFYENCFEEAKKENLTLSLHLKCTMMKVSDPVIFAHAIKSYFKEVFELFGEEFKAHGVEAKNGLKDMFAKILTLKNKDEILAKFDEILSKKAKIWVLNENTSNFDVPNDVIIDASVPALIRNSGKVKDRSGELNFSLCMIPDRTYARVYEACVADFKEHGALDVSSIGSVANVGLMAKKAEEYGSHDKTFIAKEDGEFVVFDEAGESIFKFSVKSGDIFRMTQTKDDAINAWFELALKRGEISKDELIFWLDSSRAHDRNLIAKFERFKEKFASAGVKFEILNYEQATIRSLEVIRAGKNVISVTGNVLRDYLTDLFPIFELGGSSKMLSVVPLLAGGAMFETGAGGTAPTLVKELKEKNHLLWDSLGEFLALSASLEHLAFAKQKKEAKELSDALNRAVASYLDENKTPNATLDTRESHFYLALFWAREMAKSGEILSKIFENLADELEKNENEILKELRQNDGASVEFGGYYLPDEVRANEVMRPSKILNQIIG
- the hypA gene encoding hydrogenase maturation nickel metallochaperone HypA, whose protein sequence is MHELSIVQNLVSLCEKNAAKENAKEISKIEIKVGRLSGVEPHYLESAFDVYKTGTICENAELVINLQGIVIECLDCGFGGELSENDFTCPKCKSQNLKVTDGEDMYLMRLGMK
- a CDS encoding malate dehydrogenase, yielding MKISIVGAGNVGASIAYVLCMREVCDEIALVDIFGDVARAKAIDLAQSSCVFNAKTIVCGGDDFMLIEGSDIVVVTAGSPRKEGQTREDLLLKNAVVVKQTAQNIAKFAPNAVIIVVTNPLDVMVWTAHKFSGFSKNKVIGMAGELDGARCRYELALLKDKDAKELKTKIIGAHNDEMIVSASNISENLNENELATLKKETSTGGAKIVKLLGTSAYYAPAAAVVKMCEAIMGKSDEILSASVLLDDELSCGRLVRLGREGLKEILELNINESEQEQLSKSEADIRKNIKFLKENLD
- the mltG gene encoding endolytic transglycosylase MltG, with protein sequence MIKNFMKKPYLDIFFDIVAIIFLSIFVYLARPINTSKVVFIPKGSVGEIISYLANRNFNLSVIDKYAILFIGSPQSGWIEIGQDKISRVDFLKKLAKSKAALTEITLIPGETTIVFLNQIAAQLGLDPVKLNSEYNALAPVGDGFLMPNTYKIPIGISERHLAFYLVNSSRKAQSDISNKIFGEYNEKKWFKILTIASIIQKEAANDAEMPLVASVIYNRLNKGMRLQMDGTLNYGIYSHDVITAERIRSDMSEFNTYLNDGIPPSPVCSVSISAIKAAINPAKSDYLYFVLDKKAKKHIFSKTLSEHNQNIGK